One Triticum dicoccoides isolate Atlit2015 ecotype Zavitan chromosome 5B, WEW_v2.0, whole genome shotgun sequence genomic window carries:
- the LOC119308282 gene encoding phytosulfokines 5 yields the protein MTRRCSPPLAPLALLLLLCFSYGAAAARPLPANTAPHQGIAVARAKAADAATTDGLVSLKEEGGKARNGGEAVSPPEATAEGMEVEAEEEACEEGNEGEECMQRRLLHDAHLDYIYTQHKGRP from the exons ATGACGAGACGCTGCTCGCCGCCGCTGGCTCCTCTTGCCCTGCTtctcctcctctgcttctcctaCGGCGCGGCGGCCGCTCGCCCCCTCCCCGCCAACACTGCTCCTCACCAAG GTATCGCTGTGGCGAGAGCAAAGGCGGCAGATGCTGCAACAACGGACGGCCTAGTGTCGCTCAAGGAGGAAGGTGGCAAGGCCCGCAATGGCGGCGAGGCGGTGTCACCACCTGAGGCGACGGCGGAGGGGatggaggtggaggcggaggaggaggcgtgcgaggaggggaacgagggggagGAGTGCATGCAGAGGAGGCTGCTCCACGACGCGCACCTGGACTACATCTACACGCAGCACAAGGGCAGGCCATGA